Proteins encoded together in one Juglans regia cultivar Chandler chromosome 9, Walnut 2.0, whole genome shotgun sequence window:
- the LOC108994316 gene encoding uncharacterized mitochondrial protein AtMg00810-like, with protein sequence MDLAKPATSPMFASAPLTLADGPTFEDPTLYRSTIGSLQYLSLTCPDVAYAVNIRAVKRILRYLKHTAHLGLHIKPFPEYTLHAFTDTDWAGCPNDRRSTRGFCIFLGSNLLS encoded by the coding sequence ATGGACCTTGCTAAGCCAGCAACTTCGCCCATGTTTGCCTCGGCTCCATTGACCCTTGCTGATGGTCCAACCTTTGAAGATCCAACACTTTATCGTAGCACGATAGGTAGCCTTCAGTACTTGTCACTAACATGCCCTGATGTTGCCTATGCAGTCAACATCAGGGCTGTCAAGCGGATATTAAGGTATCTTAAACACACAGCCCACCTTGGTCTTCACATCAAACCTTTTCCTGAGTACACTTTGCATGCCTTCACAGACACTGACTGGGCAGGATGCCCTAATGATCGGCGCTCAACAAGGGGCTTTTGCATCTTCCTTGGTTCCAACCTTCTCTCTTAG
- the LOC108994331 gene encoding uncharacterized protein LOC108994331 has protein sequence MAAPFFSTPFQPYVYQSPQDTVTPFQILGGEAQVVQIMLKPQEKVIAKPGSMCFMSGYIEVENVFIPENEVGMWQWLFGKSVSSIVFCNPGLSDGYVGIAAPSLSRIIPIDLAMFGGEILCQPDAFLCSINDVKVNNTVYQRAHNLITGAEGFLRQKLSGQGLAFILAGGSVVQKNLEVGEVLAVDVSCIIALTTSVNVQIKYNGPMRRAVFGGDNLVTAVLTGPGIVFIQSLPFHRLSQRIARAVTSPNMRENPKFFIQIAIFFFLAYVVIVSSLILTDV, from the exons ATGGCCGCCCCGTTTTTCTCTACGCCTTTCCAGCCGTATGTCTATCAG AGTCCACAAGATACCGTGACACCCTTTCAGATTTTGGGTGGTGAAGCTCAGGTGGTTCAG ATAATGTTGAAGCCACAAGAAAAGGTTATTGCAAAGCCTG GTTCCATGTGCTTCATGTCTGGGTACATTGAAGTGGAAAATGTTTTTATCCCTGAAAATGAAGTAGGTATGTGGCAATGGCTTTTCGGGAAGAGTGTGAGTAGCATAGTTTTTTGCAATCCTGGTTTAAGCGATGGTTATGTTGGAATTGCTGCACCTTCTCTTTCAAGAATTATTCCG ATTGATTTGGCAATGTTTGGTGGAGAGATTTTATGTCAG CCAGATGCATTCCTTTGCTCCATCAATGATGTGAAGGTCAATAATACGGTTTATCAGAGGGCACATAACCTCATCACTGGGGCAGAG GGTTTTCTGAGACAGAAGCTATCGGGCCAAGGGTTAGCATTCATACTTGCTGGTGGATCTG TTGTACAGAAAAATCTTGAAGTGGGTGAGGTATTAGCTGTTGATGTATCTTGCATTATTGCCCTGACAACATCAGTCAATGTTCAAATCAAGTACAATGGTCCTATGAGAAGAGCTGTTTTTGGG GGTGACAATTTGGTAACAGCTGTTCTAACAGGACCAGGCATTGTCTTCATCCAGAGTTTACCCTTTCACCGACTCTCTCAGCGCATTGCTAG GGCTGTTACATCCCCTAACATGAGGGAAAATCCAAAGTTCTTCATTCAGattgccattttcttttttctggcTTATGTTGTGATTGTATCTTCATTAATCTTGACCGATGTGTGA